From Candidatus Omnitrophota bacterium, one genomic window encodes:
- a CDS encoding hemolysin family protein: MKALLQSIIILFLLILTAVTSALEISIISMSRLRLRRLASEGSRRAAIILKILETPERFFSTILVSSSVVGTLIAVLMTAIVIRFMGEGGWEIVVSTAVVAFLIIVFEVTAKTIAANYSERMSLFFARPMRLLIRIFSPLVIGFEVIINAILKAIRAKTLSKASLVTDEEIRAMIKIGQEEGSLQKEKYSMITKVFALHEAVVKNVMTPKKDIFSISASSNIDDILNKVLESGYSRIPVYSGSPDNISGIINMKDLLMLSSNKDLVVLQDIVYPPTIVNESKKVVELLKEFQKGHTHIAIVVDSQDKVQGIVTLEDLVEEIIGEIEDEYDVRVNTYKTKHIK; this comes from the coding sequence ATGAAAGCACTCCTGCAAAGTATAATAATACTTTTTCTGCTTATACTGACCGCTGTTACGTCCGCATTAGAGATTTCTATAATATCTATGAGCCGCCTTAGGCTTAGACGGCTGGCATCGGAAGGCTCAAGACGCGCCGCGATCATTCTGAAGATACTGGAGACCCCGGAACGTTTCTTCAGCACGATTCTGGTGTCAAGCAGTGTCGTTGGTACACTGATAGCGGTGCTTATGACCGCCATAGTGATACGTTTCATGGGTGAGGGCGGATGGGAAATAGTGGTCTCTACGGCCGTAGTCGCGTTTCTTATAATAGTATTCGAAGTTACCGCGAAGACTATAGCGGCTAATTATTCCGAAAGAATGTCGCTATTTTTCGCCCGGCCCATGCGGCTATTGATAAGAATATTCTCACCGCTTGTTATCGGCTTCGAGGTGATCATAAATGCTATATTAAAGGCCATAAGAGCTAAAACGCTTTCTAAGGCGTCCCTGGTTACGGATGAAGAGATAAGGGCTATGATAAAGATAGGCCAGGAAGAGGGAAGCCTGCAAAAAGAGAAGTACAGCATGATCACGAAAGTTTTTGCTCTTCATGAAGCCGTGGTCAAGAATGTGATGACGCCGAAGAAAGATATATTTTCGATCAGCGCAAGCTCTAATATCGATGATATATTGAACAAGGTCCTCGAGTCGGGCTACTCAAGGATACCGGTCTACAGCGGCAGCCCGGATAATATATCCGGCATAATCAATATGAAAGACCTGCTGATGCTCTCGTCTAACAAGGATCTTGTTGTTCTTCAGGATATAGTATATCCCCCCACGATCGTCAACGAATCGAAGAAGGTCGTCGAGCTCTTAAAAGAGTTTCAAAAAGGACATACGCATATAGCCATTGTAGTCGACAGCCAGGACAAGGTCCAAGGCATAGTCACTCTAGAAGATCTCGTAGAGGAGATCATCGGCGAGATAGAAGACGAATATGACGTAAGAGTGAATACTTACAAGACCAAA